In Pengzhenrongella sicca, a single genomic region encodes these proteins:
- a CDS encoding HNH endonuclease signature motif containing protein: protein MNTSRTATAPLDAANLDDAGLADDTELEAADAARAAGEAAAALGHAEVLAAAMTALAGGIDTAVRWPATDRRTVLTGLDRVIDALAVVRAGLLVAERDSGHWQGRGDTSFEAWRGRTSKVGQRAATVQFRQADELETVPDVGAAVTAGLIGLEHAKVIARIAATGTDTQRHAATSPAGQQALVDLATRVDAATFKISADRWAATIDPAALERDHQAQRAARYLTLTETPTGTHLKGLLDTFTGRKVALALEAATPKPGLDDDRDPGQRRADALETLADAVLTDPATKPGAHVPPQVTLILTEQTWAATHTERERRREADITGAADITGAAGAAGAAGAAGTETDADRDVVMDMDPDAAPDDPPSVATTVVRYEPATWEDGTPVPASELAVTLCECELTRVVIDADGEPLDLGRSQRLFTGPQRRAVIARDRECIWPQCHGPARWAHIHHLDWWNRDTGHTRVDRGVLLCTHHHHEAHRLDLTITRHTLPDPDPSAPRPRGTMARVWYQFHLPDGRSFGHPPHDDPDEPTPAAPAPAPAGAPAPDDLDLTRIVNPITGASQPAFWLT from the coding sequence ATGAACACCAGCCGCACCGCCACCGCACCCCTCGACGCGGCGAACCTCGACGACGCGGGACTCGCGGACGACACAGAACTCGAGGCTGCAGACGCGGCGCGCGCGGCCGGTGAGGCGGCGGCGGCCCTGGGGCACGCGGAGGTGCTCGCGGCGGCGATGACGGCCCTGGCGGGCGGGATCGACACCGCGGTCCGGTGGCCGGCGACCGACCGCCGCACGGTGCTGACGGGCCTGGACCGGGTCATCGACGCCCTCGCCGTCGTCCGCGCCGGGCTGCTGGTCGCCGAACGGGACTCCGGACACTGGCAAGGACGCGGCGACACGTCGTTCGAGGCCTGGCGCGGACGGACCTCGAAGGTCGGCCAACGCGCCGCGACCGTCCAGTTCCGCCAGGCCGACGAGCTCGAGACCGTCCCCGACGTGGGCGCCGCGGTCACCGCCGGCCTGATCGGCCTCGAGCACGCGAAAGTCATCGCCAGGATCGCCGCGACCGGCACCGACACCCAACGTCACGCCGCGACTTCCCCCGCCGGGCAGCAGGCACTGGTGGACCTGGCGACCCGGGTCGATGCGGCCACGTTCAAGATCTCCGCCGACCGGTGGGCCGCGACCATCGACCCCGCCGCCCTCGAACGCGACCACCAAGCCCAACGCGCCGCCCGCTACCTCACCCTGACCGAAACGCCCACCGGCACCCACCTCAAAGGACTCCTGGACACGTTCACCGGCCGCAAGGTCGCCCTCGCCCTCGAAGCCGCCACCCCCAAACCCGGGCTCGACGACGATCGCGACCCCGGCCAACGCCGCGCCGACGCCCTCGAAACCCTCGCCGACGCCGTCCTGACCGACCCCGCCACCAAACCCGGCGCCCACGTGCCACCCCAGGTCACCCTCATCCTCACCGAACAAACCTGGGCGGCCACCCACACCGAACGCGAACGTCGTCGCGAAGCTGACATCACTGGCGCCGCTGACATCACCGGCGCTGCTGGCGCTGCTGGCGCTGCTGGCGCTGCTGGCACCGAGACCGACGCCGACCGTGACGTGGTCATGGACATGGACCCGGATGCGGCGCCCGACGACCCGCCGTCGGTGGCCACGACCGTCGTGAGATACGAACCAGCGACCTGGGAAGACGGCACCCCCGTGCCCGCCTCCGAGCTCGCCGTGACCCTGTGCGAGTGCGAGCTCACCCGCGTCGTCATCGACGCCGACGGCGAACCCCTCGACCTCGGACGCAGCCAACGACTGTTCACCGGCCCCCAACGCCGCGCCGTCATCGCCCGCGACCGCGAATGCATCTGGCCCCAGTGCCACGGCCCCGCCCGCTGGGCCCACATCCACCACCTCGACTGGTGGAACCGCGACACCGGCCACACCCGCGTCGACCGCGGCGTCCTGCTCTGCACCCATCACCACCACGAAGCCCACCGCCTCGACCTGACCATCACCCGCCACACCCTGCCCGACCCCGACCCCAGCGCACCCCGGCCCCGCGGCACCATGGCCCGCGTCTGGTACCAGTTCCACCTCCCCGACGGCCGCTCCTTCGGCCACCCACCCCACGACGACCCCGACGAACCAACCCCTGCCGCGCCGGCACCGGCTCCCGCGGGAGCGCCCGCACCCGACGACCTGGACCTCACCCGGATCGTCAACCCCATCACCGGCGCCAGCCAACCCGCCTTCTGGCTCACATGA